A DNA window from Paenibacillus sp. HWE-109 contains the following coding sequences:
- a CDS encoding hemoblobin-interacting domain-containing protein gives MFKKNEGFKKTISGRIVAFLLALTIAIVPFSASFSTTAHAIQAVTTPITLQSTVVSNQNRDVTLTFNKPVELLSGYLSLIDIKRTNEGAFTSLVNSNQAYVRISNTGALVLCFSNPLVGDNNLIRIKAGAVAEQDNSNTLAIDQVTSPIIANDLSAPEIESKSISNDFKVVTLTFNTTVQTATYVENTQTYPVDLHKFVNIQPIYDDSEFIPLSANDQISISGNQMVITFASARSGYQAIQVQSGAIKGVNGNVNEELYADLNLNALAYTYNRLYDNSDLTLYFNQDFGTTLSEDALKAAVTISKDNGAFQALGANDKVAVGSNEPVFRSQDRGLGIHFFPALTPGTYTIKIAANALKTSIGIPSGEILTVDDERSSIVVSDITAPNFQKAEVSADGKIITLTYDKKLYDNSMNSCVWYRACNSLANFVFIERSDNGEFENLDGQDSVQLSDKQLMVTLHTALNGAKNKIAIDPNVLKDVHGNIQRSGLVTQFLTASVVSAQYLNSTIDNGNKDWTLFFDKNITSNLTSLEDLQSAVKLSIGGVEKSIDASTTITFIDKKMVIHFSTPLVDRNTKVHISANTLKDSAQHVLAESILTEALVPNDFYPPTFSSANLITSHTAALYFNIQNSSNYSSLVDNTKDAAGSHLKEAVMYSTDNGATFSALQAKDSVAINGRYVHVYFYNLIQGKLQIKIAANALKDTSGNILTTTVLSGNIRTDLYAPYLLGSFFSDAPSVLTFEDNESWRSKIEKVVVKERTYIWPYDWNERTLSSAEYTVGKGKVTINQGVFEEDLYYKVEIYANGFNSSSTNDIRAVQSKDSYYITPVTIDTEDGITAKVKIASNRSYGHLNVIFQLMNGQTPVSIVAAESEQFARGTFTANFNMADAKTNSAYTVKAFVVSEYSNSPLSVGVNLATQITEAEYDYIQNID, from the coding sequence ATGTTTAAGAAAAACGAAGGATTCAAGAAAACAATATCAGGAAGAATTGTTGCTTTCCTGTTAGCCTTAACGATAGCTATTGTGCCATTTAGCGCAAGTTTTTCCACTACGGCGCATGCGATACAAGCAGTGACAACACCAATTACTTTGCAAAGTACGGTTGTTAGTAACCAAAATCGGGATGTTACATTAACATTTAATAAACCAGTTGAATTATTGAGTGGTTATTTATCTTTAATTGATATTAAAAGGACAAATGAAGGTGCATTTACTAGTTTGGTAAATTCGAATCAAGCTTATGTGCGCATATCTAATACAGGCGCCCTAGTCCTTTGTTTTTCTAACCCACTTGTAGGTGATAATAACCTAATTCGAATTAAAGCAGGTGCCGTAGCAGAGCAGGATAATAGCAACACATTAGCAATTGATCAAGTCACTAGTCCGATTATTGCTAATGATTTGAGTGCACCAGAAATAGAAAGTAAATCTATTAGCAACGATTTTAAAGTTGTGACTCTAACTTTTAATACGACGGTGCAAACAGCTACATACGTTGAGAACACCCAAACCTATCCAGTTGATCTGCATAAGTTTGTAAATATTCAGCCTATTTACGATGACTCGGAGTTTATTCCATTAAGTGCTAATGACCAAATTTCTATAAGTGGCAATCAAATGGTGATTACATTTGCTTCCGCACGGAGCGGGTATCAAGCCATTCAAGTACAAAGTGGCGCGATAAAAGGTGTGAACGGGAATGTAAATGAGGAACTGTATGCGGACTTAAACCTAAACGCCCTGGCTTATACTTATAATAGATTGTACGATAACTCGGATTTAACTTTATATTTTAATCAAGATTTTGGAACTACGTTAAGTGAAGATGCATTAAAAGCAGCAGTCACTATCTCTAAGGATAATGGAGCTTTTCAAGCGCTTGGTGCCAACGATAAGGTCGCGGTGGGAAGCAATGAGCCTGTATTTAGATCACAAGATAGAGGATTAGGAATACACTTCTTTCCAGCCCTGACACCGGGGACTTATACGATTAAAATAGCAGCCAATGCCTTAAAAACTAGTATTGGTATTCCGTCTGGCGAAATATTGACAGTTGATGATGAGAGAAGTTCCATTGTGGTAAGCGACATTACTGCACCTAATTTTCAAAAAGCAGAAGTCAGCGCGGATGGCAAAATTATTACGTTAACTTATGATAAAAAGCTTTATGATAACAGCATGAATTCATGTGTTTGGTATCGTGCATGCAACTCTTTAGCTAATTTTGTTTTCATAGAGAGAAGCGATAATGGTGAATTTGAGAACCTAGATGGGCAGGATAGCGTTCAATTATCCGATAAGCAACTAATGGTGACCTTGCACACAGCTTTAAATGGAGCAAAAAATAAAATTGCTATTGACCCCAATGTTTTAAAAGATGTTCATGGTAATATTCAGCGCTCAGGCTTAGTCACCCAATTTCTTACTGCATCAGTGGTTTCAGCCCAATATTTGAATTCGACAATCGATAACGGAAATAAGGATTGGACCCTATTTTTTGATAAAAATATTACAAGCAACCTAACATCATTGGAAGATCTTCAATCAGCCGTTAAATTGTCCATTGGTGGAGTTGAAAAATCCATTGACGCCTCTACCACGATTACTTTTATTGACAAGAAAATGGTGATTCATTTCTCCACCCCACTTGTGGATAGAAATACAAAAGTTCATATCTCAGCGAATACACTTAAAGACAGCGCTCAGCATGTTTTGGCGGAGTCTATTCTTACAGAGGCATTAGTACCTAATGATTTTTATCCTCCTACATTTTCAAGTGCCAATTTAATAACAAGTCATACTGCTGCCTTATATTTCAATATTCAAAACTCCAGTAACTACAGCAGCCTAGTAGATAATACGAAAGATGCTGCAGGATCTCATCTCAAAGAGGCAGTCATGTATTCAACTGATAATGGCGCAACGTTCTCGGCTCTTCAAGCTAAGGATTCCGTCGCAATCAATGGCAGGTATGTTCACGTCTATTTTTATAATCTTATTCAAGGGAAGTTGCAAATTAAAATAGCAGCGAATGCGCTCAAGGATACATCGGGAAATATTTTAACGACAACCGTATTATCGGGCAATATTCGTACAGATTTGTATGCTCCGTATTTATTAGGATCGTTTTTTAGCGATGCCCCTAGTGTTCTTACCTTTGAAGACAATGAATCTTGGAGAAGCAAAATTGAGAAGGTTGTTGTAAAGGAGAGAACGTATATCTGGCCATACGATTGGAACGAAAGAACTTTATCGTCGGCTGAATACACGGTAGGGAAAGGTAAAGTTACGATCAATCAAGGTGTATTTGAGGAAGATCTGTATTACAAGGTTGAAATTTATGCAAATGGTTTTAATTCAAGTTCTACAAATGATATTAGAGCTGTTCAAAGCAAGGATTCCTACTATATCACCCCAGTGACTATCGATACAGAGGACGGTATTACGGCGAAAGTTAAAATTGCCAGCAATCGATCTTATGGTCATTTAAATGTGATTTTCCAGCTCATGAATGGTCAAACTCCAGTAAGTATTGTTGCTGCAGAATCGGAGCAATTCGCCAGAGGGACATTTACAGCAAACTTTAATATGGCGGATGCGAAGACAAATTCAGCCTATACGGTTAAGGCCTTTGTTGTAAGTGAATATAGCAATAGCCCATTATCGGTTGGGGTTAACCTTGCTACTCAGATTACAGAAGCAGAGTATGATTATATCCAGAATATAGATTAG
- a CDS encoding methyl-accepting chemotaxis protein, whose product MILDNLNSHESTQVLKENFVLAALEQSLAMIEFNIEGEVLWANENFAQAMGYQVAELPKMHHREFCLPEYAQSSKYRDLWHNLRNGVKFQEKIIRVGKDSRALWLEATYMPVYNDEGQVVAVLKVATDITSREAAATQVRNELQQMAENLLARTEAGIQRSQQVASTIEHVVKDNENNLNSLMDLERQTKVIRGIVQTIRDFASQTNLLALNATIEAAHAGEHGRGFNVVATEVRKLAQNVQVAIKEIQITVNAISEQVSQVSLGTTNSQKAIIISQNQIQQAVDAFTDIGEAAESLDAQAKTLSDLI is encoded by the coding sequence GTGATACTAGACAATTTAAATTCCCACGAAAGTACCCAGGTCCTTAAAGAAAATTTCGTACTAGCTGCACTGGAGCAATCGTTGGCTATGATTGAGTTTAATATAGAGGGAGAAGTGCTTTGGGCGAATGAAAACTTCGCGCAAGCGATGGGCTACCAAGTAGCCGAGCTTCCCAAGATGCACCATCGAGAGTTTTGCTTGCCTGAATATGCCCAGAGTTCGAAGTATAGGGATCTGTGGCATAACTTAAGAAATGGGGTTAAATTTCAGGAGAAAATTATTCGTGTGGGGAAAGACAGCAGAGCTCTATGGCTGGAAGCAACCTATATGCCTGTTTACAATGATGAGGGGCAGGTTGTTGCTGTCTTGAAAGTAGCTACGGATATAACATCGCGGGAAGCAGCGGCTACCCAAGTAAGGAACGAACTGCAGCAAATGGCAGAGAATCTGCTTGCCCGTACCGAGGCGGGGATCCAACGCAGTCAGCAAGTAGCATCCACCATTGAACATGTAGTTAAGGACAATGAGAACAACCTGAACTCTCTGATGGACCTTGAACGTCAGACCAAAGTCATTCGCGGCATTGTCCAGACGATCCGGGATTTTGCCTCACAAACAAATCTACTCGCTTTGAATGCGACAATTGAGGCGGCCCATGCCGGTGAGCACGGACGTGGTTTTAACGTTGTGGCAACGGAAGTCCGGAAGCTTGCTCAGAATGTTCAAGTAGCTATTAAAGAAATTCAAATTACGGTGAACGCTATTTCTGAACAGGTTAGTCAGGTCAGTCTTGGCACAACAAACTCCCAAAAGGCAATTATCATTAGCCAAAATCAAATCCAACAAGCGGTGGACGCTTTTACCGACATTGGTGAAGCAGCTGAGAGTTTGGATGCCCAGGCTAAAACTTTGAGCGATTTGATTTAA
- a CDS encoding S-layer homology domain-containing protein: MKRFSLRSLFVLSAFILVVLSGCVSTINAIIFNFPSDKLSNSEQLFVRFSDGSIAQAPYTAGASAVTVNNTGGKTFVGGYVSDGIVSWVPDYSYPQNTWGTVIVSGIDARKPVNGANHVKLAKPPETSGEYVNVTFAVYDVDGQPSGDRTEIFAHSADSSLTFFNTDPDDKNNGGFYTRRDTVDQGYSWYTVDGVVTFMIKSNISDIHSKPISLYSGSKLISNDPFYTGTNLVTAIDIGTSGNASSLRVGDTLAMSAGILPVEATNKVVTWSVENGTGAATINANGVLTGTSAGTVTVKAAANDRTATSGSKIMTIQPPPVAFAGGSGTLEDPFQIANAEQLDEVRNHLDTYLYYKLIANITSFPNVDGGWMPIGDNEVGFQGNMDGNGFAIRNLVISRSGNSYIGLFGVTLSNSELNNIILENIEVHGGFNVGGLVGYNGGTISKSSVTGSVKGSSTVGGLVGENQGIVSTSFSSANASGDYTAGGLVGSNSSDGVINNSYATGTAYGYYGIGGLTGFNNGTISNSYAIGSVQGHPNSSPNNLGGLTPYSGTEILDSFYNIETTGRSDTGKGTGATTEAMKSQQTYVQWDFASIWGIHASRNNGYPYLRNVQLFVEYNGNGSTGGTTPTDNSSYYKGKTVNVYSQALDLVKEGYTFAGWNTSADGSGTSYAAGAPFTITGDTILYAKWRENGPVVVPVTGITVSGVTYTVYVNNTLQLNAVITPNNATNAGITWTLRQGTGNASITSTGLLTGMSAGTVTVTATSVEDAAIQASAVVTVLNREETSTPPSGGPSTSPPVTEIKPDPKPETKPETKPEVKFNDTVVKLTEVLANLNKKIEETKTTPNVKFRDTASHWADSTVSIFVKLGVVNGYADGSFRPNASITRAEFATILAKVFNLTTSGSGNKLSDASGHWAESSINALTANGIISGYEDGTFKPNREITRAEIISMISKILTIKAAGGVPTTSAFTDINGVWNKEQIEAAASVGLISGMGNGLFSPNKQSTRAEALTILLHVLQANPELNTLLGSIK, translated from the coding sequence ATGAAACGATTTTCATTACGGAGTTTATTTGTACTTTCGGCTTTCATTTTGGTTGTACTAAGTGGCTGTGTGAGTACCATAAATGCAATAATATTTAACTTTCCGAGTGATAAACTTAGTAACTCCGAGCAGTTATTTGTCAGATTTTCTGATGGAAGCATAGCTCAAGCACCTTACACGGCAGGAGCGTCTGCAGTAACAGTAAATAATACGGGGGGCAAAACATTTGTAGGTGGATATGTAAGTGATGGCATAGTGAGCTGGGTTCCGGATTACTCCTATCCTCAAAATACATGGGGAACTGTAATCGTGAGCGGGATTGATGCACGAAAACCTGTAAATGGGGCAAATCATGTCAAGTTAGCTAAACCACCAGAAACCTCTGGTGAATACGTAAATGTAACCTTTGCGGTTTATGATGTGGATGGCCAGCCTAGCGGTGATCGCACGGAAATATTTGCTCATTCAGCAGATTCAAGTTTAACTTTCTTCAATACAGATCCCGATGATAAGAATAATGGAGGCTTTTATACACGGAGGGACACCGTAGACCAAGGATATTCCTGGTATACAGTCGACGGAGTAGTGACTTTCATGATTAAATCCAATATTAGTGATATTCACTCCAAACCTATTTCTTTGTATTCTGGTTCTAAGTTAATTTCCAATGATCCCTTTTATACAGGGACTAATCTTGTGACTGCTATTGATATAGGCACCAGCGGCAATGCTTCTTCTTTAAGAGTAGGAGACACGCTAGCTATGAGTGCAGGAATACTACCTGTAGAGGCAACTAACAAGGTTGTCACTTGGTCGGTAGAAAATGGCACTGGTGCGGCTACCATTAATGCAAATGGTGTATTGACAGGAACTTCTGCGGGTACTGTGACCGTAAAGGCAGCTGCAAACGACAGAACAGCAACTTCTGGATCTAAGATAATGACGATTCAACCGCCTCCAGTAGCCTTTGCTGGTGGATCAGGTACGCTCGAAGATCCTTTTCAAATTGCAAATGCTGAGCAGCTTGATGAGGTTAGAAATCATTTGGATACCTATCTTTATTATAAATTAATAGCTAACATTACATCATTCCCAAATGTTGATGGCGGTTGGATGCCAATTGGTGATAATGAAGTAGGATTTCAAGGAAACATGGATGGCAATGGATTTGCCATTAGGAATTTAGTAATTAGTCGTTCTGGAAATAGCTACATAGGGCTTTTCGGAGTGACGCTTTCAAATAGTGAACTAAACAATATCATTTTAGAAAATATAGAAGTACATGGTGGATTTAATGTAGGTGGCTTGGTTGGCTACAATGGTGGAACCATTAGTAAAAGCTCCGTCACAGGGAGTGTAAAGGGCAGCTCTACAGTAGGTGGCTTGGTTGGTGAAAACCAGGGGATCGTAAGTACCAGTTTTTCAAGCGCAAATGCAAGTGGTGATTATACGGCGGGTGGCCTAGTAGGAAGCAACAGTAGTGATGGAGTCATCAATAATTCCTATGCCACAGGAACTGCGTATGGATATTATGGGATTGGTGGCTTAACTGGATTTAATAATGGAACTATTAGCAATTCTTATGCCATTGGTAGTGTGCAAGGACATCCTAATAGTAGTCCTAACAATCTAGGTGGCTTGACGCCTTACTCTGGCACTGAAATCTTGGATAGCTTCTATAACATCGAGACAACAGGTCGATCGGATACCGGGAAAGGAACCGGAGCAACAACGGAAGCAATGAAGTCACAACAAACCTATGTGCAATGGGACTTTGCAAGCATATGGGGGATACATGCGTCGCGAAATAACGGATATCCTTATTTGCGAAATGTACAGCTGTTTGTGGAATACAATGGAAACGGTAGTACGGGTGGAACTACACCGACTGATAACAGCTCCTATTATAAAGGAAAAACGGTTAATGTTTATAGCCAAGCCTTAGATTTAGTGAAAGAGGGCTATACCTTCGCAGGATGGAACACAAGTGCAGATGGCAGCGGTACTAGCTATGCAGCAGGGGCGCCATTTACAATAACAGGCGATACTATTTTATATGCCAAATGGCGGGAGAACGGTCCAGTGGTTGTGCCTGTAACAGGCATCACGGTTAGCGGTGTTACTTACACTGTGTATGTAAACAATACACTGCAATTGAATGCAGTTATAACGCCAAATAATGCAACAAACGCTGGTATTACTTGGACGCTTCGTCAGGGAACCGGGAACGCTAGCATTACTAGCACAGGCTTGCTGACGGGGATGTCGGCGGGTACTGTCACAGTGACGGCAACATCTGTTGAGGATGCAGCTATACAGGCTAGTGCGGTTGTTACAGTGTTGAATCGGGAGGAGACTTCTACGCCACCAAGTGGCGGCCCTTCCACATCTCCACCTGTTACGGAAATTAAACCAGATCCTAAACCAGAAACTAAACCAGAGACTAAACCAGAAGTTAAGTTCAACGATACCGTCGTTAAACTTACTGAAGTTTTAGCGAATCTCAACAAAAAAATAGAAGAAACGAAGACAACACCAAATGTTAAATTTAGAGACACTGCTTCCCATTGGGCAGATTCAACGGTTTCTATTTTCGTTAAGCTTGGAGTCGTTAATGGGTACGCGGATGGCAGTTTCCGTCCTAATGCAAGTATTACACGCGCCGAATTCGCGACTATTCTTGCCAAAGTATTCAATTTAACGACTTCGGGATCTGGCAATAAACTCAGCGATGCTTCGGGTCATTGGGCAGAATCGTCCATTAATGCTTTAACCGCGAACGGAATCATTTCTGGGTACGAAGACGGTACATTTAAGCCCAATAGAGAAATTACGAGGGCAGAAATTATTTCTATGATCAGTAAAATTCTAACGATCAAAGCAGCAGGCGGCGTGCCAACAACATCTGCATTTACGGACATTAATGGCGTATGGAACAAAGAACAAATCGAAGCGGCAGCTTCCGTGGGTCTTATCAGCGGAATGGGCAATGGGTTGTTCTCGCCGAACAAACAGTCTACAAGAGCTGAAGCTTTAACTATTTTGCTTCACGTATTGCAAGCTAATCCAGAATTAAATACTCTTTTAGGATCAATTAAGTAA
- a CDS encoding response regulator, translating to MKVILIDDEKAMHLIMKRMLARYPDIEIVGSFLETAGAFSFLMNQEVDLVFVDISMPRENGLEFAERLRASGRETNIVFITSHKEYALFAFDVFAFDYIVKPVEQERLFKTVQRALDDKYSKRSLHEKREPTLNEVQFNCFGGIDIQSTLGVRAKWKSSKSAELFGYLVVHKGRLVSRARLIEDMFGEMPQKNAETYLNTTAYQLRKVLEAFGLKESLYSDSNHYALSLNHVKVDLSTFEEGCRQIAVVDETNLEQALELEQLYVGDLFGDRAFGWAWNEIERLSLMYTSLTQRLSVALLHKGEAQAAIRLLSKLMTNNELDEESFLLLMRALALQENKEALIKQYAQYAETLEREIGIKPSHEAADLYTQLLSGL from the coding sequence ATGAAGGTTATTCTTATTGATGATGAGAAGGCGATGCATTTAATTATGAAAAGAATGCTAGCCAGATATCCGGACATTGAAATTGTCGGGAGTTTCTTGGAGACGGCTGGAGCCTTTTCCTTCTTGATGAACCAAGAGGTGGATCTCGTTTTCGTAGATATCAGTATGCCAAGAGAAAATGGTCTCGAGTTCGCTGAACGCTTACGGGCAAGCGGCAGAGAAACGAATATTGTCTTTATCACTTCTCACAAAGAATACGCCCTATTTGCCTTCGATGTCTTTGCTTTTGATTATATTGTGAAGCCCGTTGAGCAGGAGAGGCTTTTCAAGACGGTTCAAAGAGCTTTGGATGACAAATATTCAAAACGTTCACTCCACGAAAAGCGGGAGCCTACTTTGAATGAAGTGCAGTTCAACTGCTTTGGTGGTATCGACATTCAAAGTACATTGGGTGTGAGGGCCAAATGGAAATCAAGTAAAAGCGCGGAGCTTTTTGGCTATCTAGTTGTGCACAAAGGACGATTAGTATCTAGAGCGAGGCTAATTGAAGATATGTTTGGCGAAATGCCGCAAAAAAATGCCGAAACTTACCTGAATACCACCGCCTATCAGCTCCGCAAGGTATTAGAAGCATTTGGACTGAAGGAGAGTTTGTATTCGGATAGCAATCATTACGCACTTAGTTTAAACCATGTGAAAGTGGATCTCTCGACCTTCGAAGAAGGTTGCAGACAAATTGCTGTCGTAGATGAGACGAATCTTGAACAAGCACTTGAGCTTGAGCAGCTCTATGTGGGTGATCTGTTCGGTGACCGTGCTTTCGGATGGGCCTGGAATGAGATCGAACGACTATCGTTAATGTACACTTCCTTGACCCAGCGTCTAAGTGTCGCTTTGTTGCACAAGGGAGAGGCGCAGGCGGCCATCCGCTTGTTGTCCAAGCTTATGACGAACAACGAACTAGACGAGGAATCGTTCCTTCTGCTGATGAGGGCCTTGGCTTTGCAAGAAAACAAAGAGGCGCTGATCAAGCAGTATGCGCAGTATGCTGAGACACTTGAGCGAGAAATCGGTATTAAGCCGTCTCACGAAGCTGCCGATTTGTATACACAGTTGCTTTCGGGGTTGTAA
- a CDS encoding sensor histidine kinase → MSYNLYLSVLLMAATCCSLVITYLSWKRRELPIAISYGLGLLTGAFYTFGYAFEIVSTTLDQIRFWLRIEYIGIPFGTILWFILVLQYTGRQKYINKWVIGLLMIVPMITFISHNTNKWHHLFYKSMTLDYSEGFPLAVLEKGPLYMLHVVYSYSFFVVGMVFLIQMFLKATPRMKKQIAFMIIGSWGPYGFTLVYLSGIIYMPIDISPFGFIFSGVFFLWGIYQFNMLRLAPLALQKVFASMQDAVMVFDLDNTLTSFNQSAVGVIRGLSHQWIGQPAVQLFNSYPVLLEKIVQGPSMASKIQLTDSTDEQFYNVHMSFITDIQHKPAGKMILISNVTEVVRSEERLRDNARQLSELNTFKDKMFNVVAHDIRDPLAVLINLMELMEDDMQDCNGDHEEIVREMGQQIQNTFILVESLLDWFRSQRGGIIFNPVERDLALAVQTSLRLLHVRSESKQIQIISEIPKDTYVYADKEMLDLIIRNLLSNAIKFTVLGGTIRLRTEHAEDKIIVSVSDTGEGIPTDQASTLLQEFYPISSMGTAGERGVGLGLTLCREFVRLNGGEIWFDSAPAQGSTFYFSIPTPPEVPTQLPARGGQR, encoded by the coding sequence ATGAGCTACAATTTATATTTATCTGTATTATTAATGGCGGCAACCTGCTGCTCCTTGGTTATTACTTACCTTTCTTGGAAGAGAAGAGAGCTTCCGATCGCGATCAGCTATGGTCTCGGCTTGCTGACGGGCGCGTTTTATACATTCGGTTATGCTTTTGAAATTGTCAGTACGACATTAGATCAGATCCGGTTCTGGCTAAGGATTGAATATATCGGTATACCTTTCGGTACCATCCTTTGGTTTATTCTCGTTCTGCAATATACAGGTCGACAAAAATATATCAACAAATGGGTTATTGGCCTTCTCATGATAGTCCCAATGATTACCTTCATCTCCCATAACACGAATAAGTGGCATCATTTATTTTATAAAAGCATGACCTTAGATTATTCAGAAGGGTTCCCGCTGGCTGTCTTGGAGAAGGGGCCACTATACATGCTTCATGTCGTGTACTCTTACTCTTTTTTCGTAGTAGGTATGGTATTTCTGATCCAAATGTTTCTCAAAGCTACCCCTCGTATGAAAAAGCAAATCGCCTTTATGATCATCGGATCATGGGGACCATACGGCTTTACGCTCGTCTATTTAAGCGGCATTATCTACATGCCAATCGATATATCGCCATTCGGATTTATTTTCTCCGGGGTATTCTTTCTATGGGGGATTTATCAATTTAATATGCTGAGATTAGCCCCGTTGGCGCTCCAAAAAGTGTTCGCCTCCATGCAGGACGCAGTTATGGTGTTTGATCTGGATAACACACTAACGAGCTTCAACCAATCTGCTGTTGGTGTCATTCGAGGTCTCAGCCATCAATGGATTGGACAGCCTGCCGTTCAGTTATTCAACTCCTACCCTGTGCTGCTTGAGAAGATCGTACAAGGCCCCTCTATGGCTAGTAAAATTCAACTTACGGATTCAACGGACGAGCAGTTTTATAATGTTCATATGTCTTTCATTACAGATATTCAACACAAACCGGCAGGTAAAATGATTTTAATCAGCAATGTAACGGAAGTGGTACGATCCGAAGAGAGGCTGCGTGATAACGCTAGGCAGTTAAGTGAGCTTAATACTTTTAAAGATAAAATGTTTAATGTAGTAGCCCATGATATTCGCGATCCGCTAGCCGTACTTATCAATCTGATGGAGTTAATGGAAGATGACATGCAGGATTGTAACGGGGATCATGAGGAGATCGTTCGTGAAATGGGTCAGCAAATTCAGAATACTTTCATTTTGGTAGAAAGTTTGCTGGATTGGTTTCGTAGTCAAAGGGGGGGAATAATTTTTAATCCAGTGGAAAGGGACCTTGCTTTAGCGGTCCAGACTAGTTTGCGATTATTGCACGTTCGCAGTGAGAGTAAGCAGATACAGATTATTTCTGAAATTCCGAAAGATACGTATGTGTATGCCGATAAAGAAATGCTGGATTTAATTATTCGCAACCTGCTCTCTAATGCCATCAAATTTACAGTACTTGGTGGTACGATTCGTTTGCGAACCGAGCATGCAGAGGATAAAATTATTGTTTCTGTCAGTGACACAGGAGAGGGAATCCCGACTGACCAAGCCAGTACGCTGCTTCAGGAGTTCTATCCTATCTCTTCAATGGGTACGGCGGGGGAGCGAGGCGTTGGTCTAGGACTTACGTTATGCAGAGAATTCGTCCGCTTAAATGGGGGGGAAATCTGGTTTGACAGTGCGCCTGCGCAAGGAAGCACCTTCTATTTCTCCATCCCGACCCCTCCTGAGGTCCCAACCCAACTACCAGCCAGAGGAGGACAGCGATGA
- a CDS encoding NINE protein, translating into MDNLNLLRTLTLEELGVLETELLKKRKSKEIVWGLWAGLHFFGAHRFYTENYLYASIMFATTIVPTLGIILLAVYTDIEAFSYFLLWLSICLLSGSLLWSWIDAFFLNKRIETMNHEQERNVIYRIKGMSGNE; encoded by the coding sequence ATGGATAACCTAAACCTATTACGCACCTTAACTCTGGAAGAGCTTGGCGTTTTGGAAACGGAATTACTCAAGAAGAGGAAATCCAAGGAAATCGTTTGGGGTCTATGGGCAGGATTGCATTTTTTTGGAGCACACAGGTTCTATACAGAGAACTATTTGTACGCAAGCATCATGTTTGCGACTACGATTGTTCCAACCCTAGGCATCATACTGTTAGCCGTATACACAGATATTGAAGCGTTTAGCTACTTTCTGTTATGGCTTTCAATATGTCTATTAAGCGGATCTCTACTGTGGAGTTGGATCGATGCCTTTTTTCTCAACAAGCGCATCGAAACCATGAACCATGAACAGGAACGGAATGTGATTTACCGGATCAAAGGGATGAGTGGGAATGAATAG
- a CDS encoding TM2 domain-containing protein, with translation MSSLLQKQNLTTEQLQLLASEMSKKQKSGGIAWLLWFFTGGIGGHRFYLGKVGTGVAMLLTLGGLGIWTLIDLFLISGMIRDTNERIENDIVSEIRLLSHARANSEVAAG, from the coding sequence ATGTCGTCACTTTTGCAAAAGCAAAACTTAACAACGGAGCAGCTTCAGTTGCTAGCATCCGAAATGAGCAAAAAACAAAAATCGGGTGGTATTGCTTGGTTGCTTTGGTTCTTTACAGGTGGTATCGGGGGTCACCGTTTCTATCTGGGCAAAGTTGGAACAGGGGTTGCGATGTTGCTGACACTGGGTGGTTTGGGGATTTGGACATTAATTGATCTATTCCTGATATCCGGCATGATCAGAGATACGAACGAACGAATCGAGAATGACATTGTTTCCGAAATTCGACTACTCAGTCATGCAAGAGCTAATTCAGAAGTAGCTGCAGGATAG
- a CDS encoding LytR/AlgR family response regulator transcription factor — MKVVIIDDEKAMHLILRRMLAKVNEVEIVGTFQETSTAFSYVNNHEVDLICIDISMPRESGLDFAKRLRANGHLMRLIFVTSYTEFASSAFDVNAYDYILKPIRSERLVRTVQRAIANGDAYPKLI; from the coding sequence TTGAAGGTTGTTATTATCGATGACGAGAAAGCCATGCATCTCATTCTGAGACGAATGCTTGCCAAGGTGAATGAGGTTGAAATCGTGGGTACCTTTCAGGAGACTTCAACCGCATTTTCATATGTAAACAATCATGAAGTCGATTTGATATGTATAGATATTAGCATGCCGCGCGAGAGTGGACTTGATTTTGCCAAACGATTAAGAGCCAACGGTCACCTGATGCGGCTTATATTTGTTACATCGTACACCGAGTTCGCTTCATCCGCCTTTGATGTTAATGCCTATGATTATATATTAAAACCTATCAGGTCGGAGAGGCTGGTCAGGACGGTGCAAAGAGCAATCGCCAATGGCGACGCGTATCCTAAGTTGATTTAG